The DNA segment GAGCTCGGCTACAAGATCCAGGTCGTCTCCCCCGAGGACGAGGACCGCGAGCTCCTCGAGGGCTTCGCGATCGACCTCGACCAGGAGCTCGAGGACGAGACCGACGAGGACCTCCGGGCGCGCCCGCCGGTCGTCACGGTCATGGGCCACGTCGACCACGGAAAGACGCGACTGCTCGACGCCATCCGCAACGCGAACGTCGTCGCGGGCGAGGCCGGCGGCATCACGCAGCACATCGGTGCGTACCAGGTGCACACCCAGCACGACAGCATCGATCGCGCGATCACCTTCATCGACACCCCGGGTCACGAGGCGTTCACCGCCATGCGCGCCCGTGGTGCGCAGGTGACCGACATCGCGATCCTCGTGGTCGCGGCCGACGACGGCATCATGCCGCAGACGATCGAGGCGCTGAACCACGCGCAGTCGGCGAACGTGCCGATCGTGGTCGCGGTGAACAAGATCGACAAGCCCGACGCCAATCCCGGCAAGGTGCGCCAGCAGCTCACCGAGTTCGGCCTCGTGGCCGAGGAGTACGGCGGCGACGTCATGTTCGTCGACGTCTCGGCGCGCGAGAACATCGGCATCCAGGACCTCCTGGACGCGGTGCTGCTCACGGCCGACGCCGGGCTCGACCTGCGCGCGAACCCCGACAAGGACGCCCGAGGCGTGGCCATCGAGGCCAAGCTCGACAAGGGCCGCGGTGCGGTTGCGACCGTGCTCATCCAGTCGGGCACGCTGAAGGTCGGCGACGCGATCGTCGCGGGCACGGCCTACGGCCGCGTCCGTGCGATGAGCGACGAGAACGGCGAGCCCGTGCACGAGGCGACGCCGTCGCGGCCGGTCCAGGTGCAGGGCCTCTCGAGCGTCCCGCGCGCCGGCGACACCTTCCTCGTCACCGAGGAGGACCGCACGGCCCGCCAGATCGCCGAGAAGCGCGAGGCCGCCGAGCGCAACGCCCAGCTGGCCAAGGCTCGCAAGCGGATCTCGCTCGAGGACTTCACGCGTGCGCTGGAGGAGGGCAAGGTCGAGGCGCTCAACCTCATCATCAAGGGCGACGTGTCGGGTGCCGTCGAGGCGCTCGAGGAGTCGCTGATGAAGATCGAGGTCGACGACTCGGTGCAGCTGCGCATCCTCCACCGCGGTGTGGGTGCCGTGACCGAGAGCGACATCGACCTGGCCACGATCGACAACGCGATCGTGATCGGCTTCAACGTCCGCCCCGACGTGAAGGCACGTGAGCGCGCCGCCCGCGAGGGCGTCGACGTGCGCTTCTACTCGGTCATCTACAACGCCATCGACGACATCGAGAACTCGCTCAAGGGCATGCTCAAGCCCGAGTTCGAAGAGGTGCAGTCGGGTGTCGCCGAGATCCGCGAGGTGTTCCGCTCCTCGAAGTTCGGCAACATCGCCGGTGTCATCGTGCGATCGGGGACGATCACGCGAAACGCCAAGGCACGCGTCATCCGCGACGGCGTCGTGGTCGGCGACAACCTGGCCATCGAGTCGCTGCGTCGATTCAAGGACGACGTCACCGAGGTCCGCACGGACTTCGAGGCGGGCATCGGCCTCGGCAAGTACAACGACATCCAGGTCGGCGACGAGATCGAGACCATCGAGATGCGCGAGAAGCCGCGGGCCTAGGCCCAGGCATCCGGTCCGGGGCGGCGCGAGCCGCCCCGGACCTTCCCCGGAAGGATGGACAGCATGGCTGATCCGCAGCGGGCCAGGAAGCTGGCCGACCGCATCAAGGAGATCGTCGCGCGACGTCTCGACAAGGGACTGCGCGACCCGCGCCTCGGGTTCGTGACGATCACGGACGTCCGCGTGACCGGCGACCTGCAGCACGCGAGCATCTTCTACACCGTCTACGGCACCGATGAGGAGCGCCGCGACTCGGCGCTCGCGCTGAAGGCCGCGACGGGGATGCTCCGCAGCGAGGTCGGGCGGAACATCACCGCGCGCCTCACGCCGACGCTCGAGTTCATCGCGGATGCGATCCCTGAGAACGCCCAGCACATCGAGGAGCTCCTCCGCGAGGCACGCGAGCGCGACCAGGCCACCACCGCCATGGCGGCGACCGCCGCGTTCGCGGGCGACGCCGACCCCTACGTGAAGCCGCGCGAGGTCGACGAAGAGGTCGAGGACTGACCGGCCCGGGCCCGGTGGAGGTCGCGCTCGAGCGCGCGTGAGCGCGGCGAGGGGCCTGTCGCCCTGTCGCCGCCGTCGTTGCGCAGAGTAGACTCCGGGCGCATGTCGAGCGTCGCGCAACCGGTCATCCTCGTCGTGGCGCGCGACCCCCGGGTCCGTGCCGCGATCGTCGCCGAGCTCGAGCGGCGGTACGCCGCCGACTACGGCATCGAGCAGGCCGACGACGATGCCGCCGCCGCGACGCGTATCGACGACATCGCCGCCCGAGGGGCGCACCTCGCGTTGATCCTCGCCGACCGCGCGGGAGACGTCGACGGCCGCAGCCTGTTCGCGCGGGCGCGCACGCGCTTCCCCGACGTGCGCCGCGGCCGCCTCATCGAGTGGGGCCAGTGGGGCGACGCGGCCGTGCGCGACGAGATCCTCTCGCTCATGGGCGCGGGCGAACTCGAGTACTACGTGATCCGGCCGTGGCACTCGCCCGACGAGTACTTCCACCGCACGATCACCGAGTTCCTGCTCGAGTGGGAACGCTCCATCGGACTGCGTCCGCGCGAGGTCGCCGTGATCGGCCGGGCCGGGTTGCCGCGCACGCACGAACTGCGGAGCCTGCTCGCACGCGGCGGGGTTCCCCACGAGTGGCTCGAGCCCGAGACGGATGCCGCTCGCACGCGCCTCGCGGCCGCGGGCGTCGGCGAGGTGCCCGACCGGCCGATCGTGGTCATGCTCGACGGCCGCGTGCTGCGCGACCCCGGCAATGCCGAGCTCGCCGAGGCGTATGGACTCACCACGTCGCTCGGCGACGACCCGAGCGCCGACGTCGTCGTCGTCGGGGCGGGCCCGGGCGGGCTCGCGGCGGGCGTGTACGCGGCTTCCGAGGGGCTCGAGGTGCTCATCGTCGAACGCGAGTCGATCGGCGGGCAGGCCGGGTCCAGTTCGCTCATCCGCAACTACCTCGGATTCTCTCGAGGGATCTCCGGATCCGAGCTCGCGCAGCGCGCGTACCAGCAGGCCTGGGTGTTCGGGGCCCGGTTCGCGCACGCGCGGGAGGCCGTCGCGATGGAGGCGGGCGAGTCCGGGTTCGTGGTGCACGTCGCTCCCGAGGATGCGATCCGCTGCCGCGCGATCGTGCTCGCGACGGGCGTGTCGTACCGGCGACTGGACGTCGCCGGACTCGAGGCGTTCGAGGGCGCGGGGGTGTACTACGGTGCGTCGGCGATGGAGGCGCAGTGGATGGTCGGCCGCCCCGTGTTCGTCATCGGCGGCGGCAACTCCGCGGGGCAGGCGGCGCTGCACCTGGCGCGGTACGCGGCATCCGTCACGCTCCTCGTGCGGGGCTCGGGCCTCGCTGAGAGCATGTCGCAGTACCTCATCGACCAACTCGCCGCGCAGGGCGTCGAGGTGCGCACGCGCGTCGAGGTCGTCGGCGGCGGCGGCGACGGGGTGCTCGAGCGCATCCGCCTGCGCGACCGCGACACGGGTGTCGAGGTCGACGAGGCGTGCGGGGGGCTGTTCGTGCTCATCGGCGCGGCGCCGCGGACCGGCTGGCTTCCCGAGGGCATCCTCCGCGATCGTTGGGGGTACGTGCTCACGGGCCCCGACATGATCGCGCAGGGCGGTGCCGAGACGTGGCCGCTCGAGCGCGACCCGTTCCCGCTCGAGACGAGCGTTCCGGGCATCTTCGCGGTCGGCGACGCCCGGCGGGGTTCGGTCAAGCGCGTGGCGTCCGCGGTCGGGGAGGGTTCGGTCGTCGTCGCGGCGGTGCATGCGCACCTCGCGACGAGCTGACCGGTGTGCGATCAGGAGCCGGGGAGCGCGTAGCCTCCGTGCGAGTGCACCGCGAGGCCGTCCGCGACGAGGGTCGTCAGGGCGCGACCGAGCCGGTCGTCGGGCACGACGGGCTCGAGGTCCTCGCGCGGAACCGGCCGGTGCGCGGCCCGCAGTTCGCGCATGACGAGTCCGCGCGCCTCGCGGTCGCTGCCGGCGAACCGCGCCTGCCGCGGCCGCCGTGGGGCGTCGGAGGCCGGGTGCCCCGCCGCGCGCCAGGCGCAGCGCCCGGCGATGGGGCACGCGTCGCACCGCGGCGCGCGGGCGACGCACACCGTCGCGCCGAGCTCCATCGCCGCCGCGTTGAACGCGCGCGCCTCGGCCGGATCATCGGGCAGGACGGCCGCCATCGCCTCGAGGTCGCGCCTGGACGACGGGGGTCCTGCGTCGGGCCGTCCGTCGATCGCCCGCGCGAGCACCCGGCGCGTGTTGGTGTCGACGACCGGGTGCCGGTCGCCGAACGCGAACGCCGCGACGGCCCGTGCCGTGTACGGTCCGACGCCCTGGAGTGCCAGGAGCGCGTCGAGGTCGCGCGGCACCCGGCCGCCGTGGCGCTCGACGATCTCGGTGGCCGCCCGGTGCAGCCACAGCGCCCGGCGCGGGTACCCGAGCCGATCCCACATGCGCACGGCCTCGCCCGGAGGCGCGGCCGCGAGATCGGCGGGCGTCGGCCACCGCCGCATCCACTCCTCCCACCTGGGCTGCACGCGGGCGACCTGGGTCTGCTGCAGCATGAACTCGCTGACGAGCACGGCCCACGCCGAGACATCGGCGGCACGCCACGGCAGCGGCCGCGCGGCATCCGCGAACCAGGCGACGACGGCCGACGCGATCGGGGCATGATCGTGCTCGCGGTCGGCGATCGACGCGGGCGGGGTCATCCGTCCAGCGTAGGCTTCGAGTCATGCGCTTGGTCACCACGCCCCGGGTCGCGTTCCTGCGTCAGGTCGCCGACGACGTGCTCGCACGCATCGGTCGAGGGCGGGTGATCGTCGCGATCGACGGCCCGGTGCGCAGCGGCAAGACGCAGCTCGCGGACGACCTGGCCGACGTGCTCCGCGAGCGCGACCTGGCCGTGTTCCGGGCCAGCTCGGAGGATTTCCACCGGTCGCGCGAAGCGCAGGCCGCCTACGGTCCCGACACCGCCGAGCGGTACTGGCGGTACGGCATCGACGAGTCGCTCCTGGACCGCACGCTCGTCGACCCGTTCCGGATGGCCGGCTCGACGGCGTTCGTGACCCGCGCGTTCGACCTGGTGCGCGACGCGTGGGTCGAACCGAAGTGGGTCACCGGGCCTGCCGACGCGATCCTCGTGCTCGACGGGCGATTCCTGCTCCGCGAGCGCCTGCGCGACCAGTGGGACGTCGCGATCGCGGTCGACGGCGAGCCGACGGACGCCGCCGACCGTCTCGCCTATGCCGCGAGCGACCCGCGCGAGGTCGCGGCGATCGTGATCGACCAGTCCGACCCGGAGCATCCCCGCCGCGCCGGGGCCCGCTGAGCGCGGATCATCCCGCGGCGGGCTCAGCCTGCTCGCGGCCGAGCCGGCCGACGATGAGCTTCCCGAGCAGGCCGAGCACCGCGACGACCACGGCGACGATGATCGGCGGGAGCGCGAGTGAGGGGTCGGTCACCGCGGCCCGGAACACGTCTCCGGCGTAGTCGAGCATCTCGACCGGGTCGCGCGCGAGCACCCGGCTGCTGGCCGCGTTCGACACCGCGGTGATGAGCGCCGGTCCGATCCAGAGCACCGCGAGCGCGACGAGCGCACCGAGCACCCGGCCGACGCTCGCGACCCCGGCCCACGCGATCGCGGCGCCGACGAGGACCGCGGGCAGCCAGCGCAGGAGGTCGAGCACCTGCGCCGACGCGGGGTCCACCACCGGGAAGAGGTCGTGGATGAGGAGCAGCCGGACCCAGCCCGGCGTGAGGACCGCCGTGATCGCGAGCCCGATGACGGCCCCGCCCGGCGGAGCGGCCGCGACGAGCAGCATGACCACGAGCCCGACGAACACCGCCAGGGTCGCGATGCCGACGAGCGCGGCCAGGTAGAGCGTCGATTCGGGTCGTTCTTCGAGGCCGTCGCGCACGACCGTCGCGGTCTGCGCGATCGCGAAGACCTGGACGGCGAGCAGTCCGAGCAGCATCCACGCCGTGCCCGGACGCCGCCGTACCGGCCGGGTCGCACGGGCCGCGACCCCGGCGAACGCCGAGCCGACGATCAGCAGCGCGGCGATGATCGACAGCGCGTACTGGCTGAACGGCAGCAGCACGAGCGGGTACGACTCGGGCGGGGTATCGGTCGCCCAGAGGTTCTGCAGCGGCAGTCGCATGCCTGAGAGCACCCACGGCAGGAGGCCGAGTGCTGCGGCAGCGGCTCCGATCGGCAGGCACAGCCACCAGCGAATCGGGCGAGGGCCGGTCTCGTCGGGTTCCGCGGATGACTCGGGCTCGCTGGGTTCCACGTCGACTCGTCTCGCTCGGCGGATCGGACTGCGCCGAACCCTAGCCGGTCGGGCGCGCCGCCGGCGTGCTACGCGCCGGTGTGCGCGAGGACCGCGCTCACCCGATCGGCCGGAAGCGGCGTTCCGGCGGACTCGACCTCGTGGACGAGCGCCGTGAGCGCGCGGTTGACCGGTGCGGCGAGCCCTGCGGCATCCGCTGCCCGGACGACCGCGCCGTTGAGGAAGTCGACCTCGGTCGGCTGTCCGCGGCGCAGGCTCTGCTGGGTCGAGCCGAGGTTGGGAACCCGGCCCATGCGCACGCGCATGAGCCACGGCAGCACCTGCCCGATCGCGAGGGGCAGGCGCGCGAACAGGCGCAGGCGCCGGTCGCCGAGGCCCTGCAGGGCGCCGAAGCGGATGCCGCCGGCGATGCCGACCCGCACGCACTCGCGCATCGACGCGGTCACGACCCGGCGCAGCGCCCGGTCGCCGAGGACGTCCTGCACCGAGCGGCCGACGATCGCGGGCACGGCGTTGAGCATGTTGACGACGAGCTTGGTCCACTGCGCGCCGCGGAAGTTCGCGACGGCGACGACCGGCACGGCGCCCGAGAGGAGCGCCGCGACGCGACGCACCTCGCCGTCGGGCTCGCCGTCGCCGCGGCCCAGGTAGCTGGCCGCGGCCGTGGTGACCCGCACCGAGCCCGGCTCGGTGTAGTTCGCGGCGATGATCGAGAGCATGCCCATGCACGAGGAGGCGGGCAGGAGGCGCTCGGCCGCAGCGACGCCGTCGAGCCCGTTCTGCACGACCACGACCGGAACGCCGTCGATCGCGTCGGCGTTCGCGGTGATCGCGGCGGCGGCGTCCTGTGCCTTGGTGCACACGAGCACGAGGTCCGGCCGCGCGGACAACCGCTCGGCCGCCGCAGGTCGCGCATGGACCTCGCCGTAGCCGCCGGTCAGGCGGATGCCGCCCGCGCGGATCGCCTCGAGGCCGGCGCCGCGGGCCGTCACCTCCACGTCGTGCCCCGCTCGGGTGAGCAGGGCGGCGAACGTGCCGCCGAGCGCACCCGCACCGATGATCCCGATCCTCACCGGACCAGCGTAGGCGCACGACGGAGCCCGGCGGTCCGCGCTGTTAGCCTGTACGGCGTGAACAGCGGCATCCTCCTCGTCGACAAGCCGCAGGGGATGACCAGCCATGACGTCGTCGCCCGCGTGCGGCGACTCGCGGGCACGCGCAAGGTCGGCCACGCCGGCACGCTCGACCCGATGGCCACCGGCCTGCTCCTGATCGGCGTCGAGGGCTCCACGCGCCTGCTGCACCACCTCGTCGGGCTCGACAAGGAGTACCTCGCGACGATCCGACTCGGGTGGGGCACGACGACCGACGATGCCGAGGGGGAGGCGCTGCCCGCGGCATCCGCCGACCTCGTCGCGGGCCTCGGACGCGAGGCGGTCCTCGCCCGCATGGCCGAGCTCACGGGCACCATCGACCAGGTTCCGAGCTCGGTCAGCGCGGTCAAGGTCGACGGCAAGCGCGCCTACCGCCGTGTGCGCGACGGCGAGGCCGTCGACCTTCCGGCCAGGACGGTGACCGTGTCGGTCTTCGAGGCGGGCGCCCAGCGGGCGGGCGACGGATGGCTCGACCTCGACGTGCGCGTCGCGTGCTCGTCCGGCACCTACGTGCGCGCGCTCGCGCGCGACCTCGGCGCGGGGCTCGGCGTCGGCGGGCACCTGACCGCGCTGCGTCGCACCCGGATCGGCGCGTTCGACGTCGCCGAGGCCGGCGGGCTCGAGGGGTTCGACGTCGCGGCCGCCAGGCTCGCGCCGGCGGCCGCCGCGCGCCGCGTGCTCCCCGCGATCGGGGTCGACGAGGACGGCGTGCGCGACCTGCGCCACGGCAAGCGCATCGCGGCGCCGCCGGGGGCCGGGACCATCGCGGCCGGCGATCCCATCGCGGCGGTCGGCCCGGGCGACGTGCTCGTCGCCGTCGTCGAACGACGCGGCCCGCAGCTCAAGGTCGTCACCGGATTCCCCGCCGAGGAGGGCGCATGATCGAGTGGTTCGCGTACGTGCAGGTCGCCGTCGCGGTCGTCGCGGGCGTGCTGTGCCTGGTGCTCGGCCTGGCCGGCCGGGTCCCGAACGACCTCGTGCTCGGGGCGCTCGCGGTCGTCGAACTGCTGCTGATCGCGCAGGTGGTCGTCGCACTCGTCGCGCCCGCGGTCGGCAACGCCGCTGCCGGGAGCGTGCTCGAGTTCTGGGTGTACCTCGTCAGTGCGGTGCTGCTGCCGCCCGCGGCGGCGTTCTGGGCGCTCGTCGATCGCGGGCGCTGGGCGACCGTCGTGTGCGGGGTCGCCGCGCTCGCCGTGGCGGTCATGCTGTACCGCATGCTGCAGATCTGGACGGTCCCGCTGTCGTGAGGCGGGGTCTGGGAGAATCGGACGACATGAACGAGACATCCACCGCGCCCGCGCCCGAGCGGGCACGTCGACGCGGTCGGCTGAGCGGCGTCGGGCGCGTGCTCGTCGCCGTGTACGGGGTGCTCGCGCTCGCCGCGACCGGCCGGTCGCTCGTGCAGATCGTGGAGCGCTTCGACGAGGCGCCGATCGCGTACGGGCTCTCGGCGTT comes from the Agromyces marinus genome and includes:
- the infB gene encoding translation initiation factor IF-2, with protein sequence MAAKPRVHEIASELGVDSKVALEKLKEMGEYVKGPSSSIEPPVARKLRAALEGAAGAPAEAGKSAAAKPGAAKPGAGKPGPKPGPKPAADAPKSVAERQAEAEQKAAAAAAEKKSAAAETSAADQAPAEAPAAPAAEAPAQRPGGAPKPGGPKPADTARPGAPKPGQGGAPRPGGPRPGAPRPGNNPYSSSQGMGQRPSQPRPGNNPFSSSQGMGQRPTPGNIPRPQPPRPGAPRPGAPRPGGGGGGRPGGFQRPGGGGGGGARPGGGGGFGGPRPGGGFGGPRPAGGGGRGRGPGGGTAGAFGRGGGKSKSRKSKRTKRAEFEMREAPSLGGVSVPRGDGNTVIRLRRGSSISDFADKIDANPGSLVTVLFHLGEMATATESLDEATFEVLGAELGYKIQVVSPEDEDRELLEGFAIDLDQELEDETDEDLRARPPVVTVMGHVDHGKTRLLDAIRNANVVAGEAGGITQHIGAYQVHTQHDSIDRAITFIDTPGHEAFTAMRARGAQVTDIAILVVAADDGIMPQTIEALNHAQSANVPIVVAVNKIDKPDANPGKVRQQLTEFGLVAEEYGGDVMFVDVSARENIGIQDLLDAVLLTADAGLDLRANPDKDARGVAIEAKLDKGRGAVATVLIQSGTLKVGDAIVAGTAYGRVRAMSDENGEPVHEATPSRPVQVQGLSSVPRAGDTFLVTEEDRTARQIAEKREAAERNAQLAKARKRISLEDFTRALEEGKVEALNLIIKGDVSGAVEALEESLMKIEVDDSVQLRILHRGVGAVTESDIDLATIDNAIVIGFNVRPDVKARERAAREGVDVRFYSVIYNAIDDIENSLKGMLKPEFEEVQSGVAEIREVFRSSKFGNIAGVIVRSGTITRNAKARVIRDGVVVGDNLAIESLRRFKDDVTEVRTDFEAGIGLGKYNDIQVGDEIETIEMREKPRA
- the rbfA gene encoding 30S ribosome-binding factor RbfA, which translates into the protein MADPQRARKLADRIKEIVARRLDKGLRDPRLGFVTITDVRVTGDLQHASIFYTVYGTDEERRDSALALKAATGMLRSEVGRNITARLTPTLEFIADAIPENAQHIEELLREARERDQATTAMAATAAFAGDADPYVKPREVDEEVED
- a CDS encoding FAD-dependent oxidoreductase — protein: MSSVAQPVILVVARDPRVRAAIVAELERRYAADYGIEQADDDAAAATRIDDIAARGAHLALILADRAGDVDGRSLFARARTRFPDVRRGRLIEWGQWGDAAVRDEILSLMGAGELEYYVIRPWHSPDEYFHRTITEFLLEWERSIGLRPREVAVIGRAGLPRTHELRSLLARGGVPHEWLEPETDAARTRLAAAGVGEVPDRPIVVMLDGRVLRDPGNAELAEAYGLTTSLGDDPSADVVVVGAGPGGLAAGVYAASEGLEVLIVERESIGGQAGSSSLIRNYLGFSRGISGSELAQRAYQQAWVFGARFAHAREAVAMEAGESGFVVHVAPEDAIRCRAIVLATGVSYRRLDVAGLEAFEGAGVYYGASAMEAQWMVGRPVFVIGGGNSAGQAALHLARYAASVTLLVRGSGLAESMSQYLIDQLAAQGVEVRTRVEVVGGGGDGVLERIRLRDRDTGVEVDEACGGLFVLIGAAPRTGWLPEGILRDRWGYVLTGPDMIAQGGAETWPLERDPFPLETSVPGIFAVGDARRGSVKRVASAVGEGSVVVAAVHAHLATS
- a CDS encoding HhH-GPD family protein, yielding MTPPASIADREHDHAPIASAVVAWFADAARPLPWRAADVSAWAVLVSEFMLQQTQVARVQPRWEEWMRRWPTPADLAAAPPGEAVRMWDRLGYPRRALWLHRAATEIVERHGGRVPRDLDALLALQGVGPYTARAVAAFAFGDRHPVVDTNTRRVLARAIDGRPDAGPPSSRRDLEAMAAVLPDDPAEARAFNAAAMELGATVCVARAPRCDACPIAGRCAWRAAGHPASDAPRRPRQARFAGSDREARGLVMRELRAAHRPVPREDLEPVVPDDRLGRALTTLVADGLAVHSHGGYALPGS
- a CDS encoding nucleoside/nucleotide kinase family protein, which gives rise to MRLVTTPRVAFLRQVADDVLARIGRGRVIVAIDGPVRSGKTQLADDLADVLRERDLAVFRASSEDFHRSREAQAAYGPDTAERYWRYGIDESLLDRTLVDPFRMAGSTAFVTRAFDLVRDAWVEPKWVTGPADAILVLDGRFLLRERLRDQWDVAIAVDGEPTDAADRLAYAASDPREVAAIVIDQSDPEHPRRAGAR
- a CDS encoding ketopantoate reductase family protein; its protein translation is MRIGIIGAGALGGTFAALLTRAGHDVEVTARGAGLEAIRAGGIRLTGGYGEVHARPAAAERLSARPDLVLVCTKAQDAAAAITANADAIDGVPVVVVQNGLDGVAAAERLLPASSCMGMLSIIAANYTEPGSVRVTTAAASYLGRGDGEPDGEVRRVAALLSGAVPVVAVANFRGAQWTKLVVNMLNAVPAIVGRSVQDVLGDRALRRVVTASMRECVRVGIAGGIRFGALQGLGDRRLRLFARLPLAIGQVLPWLMRVRMGRVPNLGSTQQSLRRGQPTEVDFLNGAVVRAADAAGLAAPVNRALTALVHEVESAGTPLPADRVSAVLAHTGA
- the truB gene encoding tRNA pseudouridine(55) synthase TruB, with product MTSHDVVARVRRLAGTRKVGHAGTLDPMATGLLLIGVEGSTRLLHHLVGLDKEYLATIRLGWGTTTDDAEGEALPAASADLVAGLGREAVLARMAELTGTIDQVPSSVSAVKVDGKRAYRRVRDGEAVDLPARTVTVSVFEAGAQRAGDGWLDLDVRVACSSGTYVRALARDLGAGLGVGGHLTALRRTRIGAFDVAEAGGLEGFDVAAARLAPAAAARRVLPAIGVDEDGVRDLRHGKRIAAPPGAGTIAAGDPIAAVGPGDVLVAVVERRGPQLKVVTGFPAEEGA